The proteins below come from a single Pedobacter sp. MC2016-14 genomic window:
- the bamA gene encoding outer membrane protein assembly factor BamA, with translation MKRIYQLILLLLFGLPAMAQITRPQSNPATPTLKVSGTDLDYFNPREYIIGGTTLTGAKFLDKEVIITLSKLIKGETITLPGEATGNAIKNLWSQGLFDDVKLDITKIDLDTVYFEIEVVERPRLSSFELIGVSKSQKTDILEKLNARAGKTIVNENLYNTTTSVVTKFLSEKGYFFTKVTYDSKPDPNQENSVVLQVMIDKGRKVKVHEIKFTGNKEFKSSKLRKFLKKTKQQAFYKVFGSGKFNRTKYEEDKTTLIAKMQEKGYRDATIIKDTVYQYSDKAVGIKIDLFEGPKYYFGDIKWAGNAKYTTEYLERVLGIEKGEVFSEEKLEKKLRGTGNSDDVSSVYLNDGYLTFNVDPVQTKIHGDTVDLEMRIYEGPQYTNNRITVTGNTITNDHVVLRDVRTKPGDKFSKELLVRTVREIGQLGNFDESKTVPTPKPNPADGTVDIEYAVEEKPSDQIELSGGFGGGRIIGTLGLTFNNFSLRNLFNLKAYKPLPKGDGQKLSLRGQTNGRQYQSYSFSFSEPWLGGKKPVSFGISAFTSLQTNNAGGIYSIDENSSQFSKIRLNGITVSLGRRLNFPDNYFQLTHAINIQQYILKNYPGFLFSTGTSYNFNLTQELSRDSRDSPIFPTGGSYFKFTIQATPPYSLLNKVNYATASDKERYRFTEYHKWKFDSQWFQRVAGKLVVMAQAQFGFLGTYNKAVGESAFERFKLGGDGMQGFDFLQGSEIIKMRGYANNAVIPFGSDPTIAQNSGSPIYSKYIMELRYPVIASQQATAFLVAFAEGGNTWNKFGDFNPFNVRRSAGVGAKIFLPIFGLLGIDYGHAFDTIPGVTDGGKQSFTFSIAQQLGGL, from the coding sequence ACTTATTTTATTGTTGTTGTTTGGGTTACCTGCAATGGCACAGATCACACGTCCTCAATCCAATCCAGCAACGCCTACTTTAAAAGTGAGTGGTACAGATTTAGATTATTTCAATCCAAGAGAGTACATTATAGGTGGAACTACCTTAACCGGGGCTAAATTTTTAGATAAGGAAGTGATTATTACCCTGTCTAAATTGATTAAGGGAGAAACCATTACACTTCCTGGTGAAGCAACTGGAAATGCCATTAAAAACTTATGGTCGCAAGGTCTATTTGATGATGTTAAACTTGACATTACAAAAATTGACCTTGATACGGTATATTTTGAAATAGAAGTAGTAGAACGTCCGCGTTTAAGCTCTTTTGAACTGATTGGTGTAAGCAAATCCCAAAAGACAGACATCCTGGAAAAATTAAACGCCAGGGCCGGAAAAACGATTGTGAACGAGAACTTGTACAATACTACTACTAGCGTAGTAACAAAGTTCCTTTCTGAGAAGGGGTATTTCTTCACCAAAGTTACTTATGATAGCAAGCCTGATCCTAACCAGGAAAATTCTGTGGTTTTGCAGGTGATGATTGACAAAGGCCGGAAGGTTAAAGTTCATGAGATTAAGTTTACTGGTAATAAGGAATTTAAATCTTCGAAACTGCGTAAGTTCCTCAAGAAAACTAAACAACAGGCTTTCTATAAAGTTTTTGGTTCGGGAAAATTTAACCGTACAAAGTATGAGGAAGATAAAACCACGCTGATTGCTAAAATGCAGGAAAAGGGTTACCGTGATGCTACGATTATTAAGGATACTGTTTACCAATACAGCGACAAGGCAGTTGGGATTAAAATCGATTTGTTTGAAGGGCCTAAATATTACTTTGGTGATATTAAATGGGCGGGTAATGCAAAATATACCACAGAATACCTGGAACGTGTTTTAGGTATTGAAAAAGGTGAGGTATTTAGTGAGGAAAAATTAGAGAAAAAATTAAGAGGTACGGGTAATAGTGATGACGTTTCCAGTGTATACCTGAACGATGGATATTTGACTTTTAACGTAGACCCGGTGCAGACTAAAATTCACGGAGATACAGTTGATTTGGAAATGCGCATTTATGAAGGACCTCAGTATACCAACAACAGGATTACAGTAACTGGAAATACCATTACCAATGACCATGTGGTTTTGCGTGATGTGAGGACCAAGCCAGGAGATAAATTTTCTAAGGAGCTTTTGGTACGTACAGTAAGGGAAATTGGACAGTTGGGTAACTTTGATGAATCTAAAACAGTGCCTACACCTAAACCAAATCCGGCTGATGGTACGGTAGATATTGAATACGCAGTTGAAGAAAAGCCTTCAGACCAGATTGAACTTTCGGGTGGTTTTGGTGGCGGAAGGATCATCGGAACACTGGGTTTAACTTTTAACAACTTCTCGTTAAGAAATCTGTTCAATTTAAAAGCCTATAAACCTTTGCCAAAAGGAGACGGACAGAAATTAAGCTTACGTGGACAAACCAACGGAAGACAATACCAGAGTTACAGTTTCTCTTTCTCCGAGCCATGGTTAGGTGGAAAGAAACCGGTAAGTTTTGGAATCAGTGCTTTTACTTCCCTGCAGACAAACAATGCAGGTGGTATCTATAGTATTGATGAAAACAGTTCACAATTTTCAAAAATCCGTTTAAACGGTATAACTGTAAGTTTGGGACGCAGATTGAATTTCCCGGATAACTACTTCCAGCTTACCCATGCGATCAACATACAGCAGTATATCTTGAAAAACTACCCTGGATTTTTATTTAGTACAGGAACTTCATACAACTTTAACTTAACGCAGGAGTTGAGCAGGGATTCAAGAGATTCTCCTATTTTCCCTACAGGTGGTTCGTACTTTAAATTTACCATACAGGCTACTCCACCTTATTCGTTATTAAATAAAGTGAACTACGCAACAGCATCCGATAAAGAGCGTTATAGATTTACTGAATACCATAAATGGAAGTTTGATTCACAATGGTTCCAAAGGGTAGCAGGTAAATTGGTAGTTATGGCACAGGCACAATTCGGTTTCTTGGGTACTTATAACAAAGCAGTTGGTGAGTCTGCATTTGAGCGTTTCAAATTGGGTGGTGACGGTATGCAAGGTTTTGACTTTTTACAAGGATCTGAGATCATTAAAATGCGTGGCTATGCAAATAATGCAGTTATTCCTTTTGGTTCTGATCCAACTATTGCACAAAACTCTGGTAGTCCGATTTATAGCAAATACATTATGGAGCTTCGGTACCCGGTAATCGCAAGTCAGCAGGCAACCGCATTTTTAGTGGCTTTTGCGGAGGGTGGTAATACCTGGAACAAGTTTGGAGATTTCAATCCTTTTAACGTAAGAAGGTCTGCAGGTGTTGGTGCTAAGATATTTTTACCGATATTTGGTTTATTGGGAATTGATTACGGACATGCATTTGATACCATTCCGGGCGTTACCGATGGAGGAAAGCAAAGTTTTACATTTAGTATCGCGCAGCAGTTGGGCGGACTTTAA